The Georgenia faecalis genome includes a window with the following:
- a CDS encoding TNT domain-containing protein, translated as MTHARTLEAALRAAGLPPGSVVLAPEPTPDVPRPPEGPWVIVPHGAQFLVGGVGRGRFAAYEALWTFDDAVSLAVRLAATPVGEPIDGGDGPSAVEERGDGAEATASSPAALIDRGRATADAIRERTERRDGSPGPHGLVVGDVLDCVGPETGHHLYALGTPFPARSQPPSDIGAPYSRYEVRVPLPADVREGVAAPWFGQPGGGAMVVLARPVRWYVDQGFLAVLV; from the coding sequence ATGACGCACGCACGTACCCTCGAGGCGGCTCTCCGGGCCGCCGGGCTCCCGCCGGGCAGCGTGGTGCTCGCGCCGGAGCCCACGCCCGACGTGCCCCGACCGCCGGAGGGTCCGTGGGTGATCGTCCCGCACGGCGCCCAGTTCCTCGTGGGGGGCGTGGGCCGGGGGCGCTTCGCCGCGTACGAGGCGCTGTGGACGTTCGACGACGCCGTCTCCCTTGCCGTCCGGCTGGCCGCCACACCGGTCGGCGAGCCGATCGACGGCGGCGACGGGCCGAGTGCGGTCGAGGAGCGCGGTGACGGGGCCGAGGCGACGGCGTCGAGCCCGGCCGCCCTCATCGACCGCGGTCGTGCCACGGCAGACGCCATCCGGGAGCGGACCGAGCGCCGCGACGGGAGCCCGGGCCCGCACGGCCTCGTGGTGGGCGACGTGCTCGACTGCGTGGGGCCCGAGACCGGGCACCACCTCTACGCGCTGGGCACCCCCTTCCCCGCCCGGTCCCAGCCGCCGAGCGACATCGGGGCGCCGTACTCCCGCTACGAGGTCCGCGTGCCACTGCCCGCCGACGTCCGGGAGGGCGTCGCGGCGCCGTGGTTCGGCCAGCCCGGCGGGGGTGCGATGGTCGTGCTCGCCCGCCCGGTCCGCTGGTACGTCGACCAGGGGTTCCTCGCCGTCCTGGTCTGA
- a CDS encoding TNT domain-containing protein (This protein contains a domain related to Tuberculosis Necrotizing Toxin, which is the C-terminal effector domain of outer membrane channel protein CpnT, and which has a lethal NAD+-glycohydrolase activity.) gives MSVPSFVIDGDPGRIRARATLAREKAGVFTSTADALAKVSTGGWSGRAAERFRDALDTEPDRWRDAGTGFLTAAQALLSYADALESAQLRAQWARGEYERGEQVTGQARAAYDADVSQARREVAQAAAQGEHVTLTILPFTDPGGAVRDGALAELASARADLDAAGQVCATEVRAGCAAAPEERRWWESGLAAIGGFLQGAGEATWDLLTLPGSPISLLQDSMALATGRLTPEEMAARYRMGVEQVGDMVTALREDPAEFGKTLGKAVLDWDTWADDPARALGHLVPDAVAAVVTAGAGAVATRGVKGTADVVDALGDLSTTGNRLDDVGDLGRLDDAGGLGRFDDVGGHVPLDDLPGWTDGKDVPRTGPDADLYPDGLQRYGPLDRQEFYDRYWDPADGASGSWRYPADEGFAAPPRPNTIEPGDVLDRLGRPGGSYASPEGTPYAERALPPSSVGADYHRYEVLRPLPDTVTEGPIAPWFEQPGGGLQYKFDETIDWYIEHGYLRKIE, from the coding sequence GTGAGCGTGCCCAGCTTCGTCATCGACGGCGACCCCGGACGTATCCGGGCACGCGCCACCCTGGCGCGGGAGAAGGCCGGGGTGTTCACCTCGACCGCGGACGCGCTCGCCAAGGTGAGCACGGGCGGGTGGAGCGGGCGGGCCGCCGAGCGGTTCCGGGACGCCCTGGACACCGAGCCCGACCGGTGGCGCGACGCCGGCACGGGCTTCCTCACCGCCGCGCAGGCCCTCCTGTCCTACGCGGACGCCCTGGAGAGCGCGCAGCTGCGGGCCCAGTGGGCCCGCGGGGAGTACGAGCGCGGCGAGCAGGTGACCGGGCAGGCACGCGCGGCGTACGACGCTGACGTGAGCCAGGCCCGGCGTGAGGTCGCCCAGGCGGCCGCCCAGGGCGAGCACGTGACCCTGACGATCCTGCCGTTCACCGACCCCGGCGGGGCGGTCCGGGACGGGGCGCTGGCGGAGCTCGCCTCCGCGCGGGCCGATCTGGACGCCGCCGGGCAGGTGTGCGCCACCGAGGTCCGCGCCGGTTGCGCGGCCGCCCCCGAGGAGCGGCGCTGGTGGGAGAGCGGCCTCGCCGCCATCGGCGGGTTCCTCCAGGGCGCGGGTGAGGCGACGTGGGACCTGCTCACCCTGCCCGGCTCGCCGATCAGCCTCCTGCAGGACTCGATGGCCCTCGCGACCGGGCGCCTCACCCCCGAGGAGATGGCCGCGCGCTACCGGATGGGGGTCGAGCAGGTCGGGGACATGGTCACGGCGCTGCGCGAGGACCCCGCGGAGTTCGGCAAGACCCTCGGCAAGGCCGTGCTCGACTGGGACACCTGGGCGGACGACCCGGCCCGCGCGCTCGGGCACCTCGTGCCCGATGCCGTGGCGGCCGTCGTGACAGCTGGGGCCGGCGCCGTCGCGACCCGCGGGGTCAAGGGCACGGCCGACGTCGTCGACGCCCTCGGCGACCTCTCGACGACGGGGAACCGGCTCGACGACGTCGGCGACCTCGGGCGGCTCGACGACGCCGGTGGCCTGGGCCGGTTCGACGACGTGGGCGGCCACGTCCCCCTGGACGACCTGCCCGGCTGGACCGACGGCAAGGACGTCCCGCGTACCGGGCCGGACGCCGACCTCTACCCCGACGGCCTCCAGCGCTACGGACCGCTCGACCGTCAGGAGTTCTACGACCGCTACTGGGACCCTGCGGACGGCGCGTCGGGCTCGTGGCGCTACCCCGCGGACGAGGGCTTCGCCGCCCCTCCGCGGCCCAACACCATCGAGCCGGGCGACGTCCTCGACCGGCTGGGCCGGCCCGGAGGGTCCTACGCCTCCCCCGAGGGCACGCCTTACGCCGAGCGGGCGCTGCCGCCCAGCAGTGTCGGAGCCGACTACCACCGTTACGAGGTGCTGCGCCCGCTCCCGGACACCGTCACCGAGGGCCCCATCGCCCCCTGGTTCGAGCAGCCCGGTGGCGGGCTCCAGTACAAGTTCGACGAGACCATCGACTGGTACATCGAGCATGGCTACCTGAGGAAGATCGAGTGA
- a CDS encoding SDR family oxidoreductase has product MRIVIAGGHGKIAQHLERLLAARGDDAVALIRNPDHADELARLGATPVTFDLESGTSEDLVGILAGADAVVFAAGAGAGSGAARKRTVDRDGAILLADAAEKAGVRRYVIVSAINAERGGAGIEDEVMAAYMEAKKEADDDLAARDLDWTIVRPGALTDAPGTGRVRLAHKTGSGEVPREDVARVLLAMLDEPGTARVTAELVSGDTAIGDAVAALVH; this is encoded by the coding sequence ATGAGGATCGTCATTGCTGGAGGCCACGGAAAGATCGCGCAGCACCTGGAGCGCCTGCTCGCTGCGCGCGGGGACGACGCCGTCGCGCTGATCCGGAACCCGGACCACGCCGACGAGCTCGCACGGCTCGGCGCGACGCCGGTGACGTTCGACCTGGAGTCGGGCACCTCCGAGGACCTCGTCGGGATCCTCGCGGGGGCCGACGCCGTCGTGTTCGCCGCGGGGGCGGGCGCCGGCAGCGGCGCCGCCCGCAAGCGCACGGTCGACCGGGACGGCGCCATCCTCCTCGCCGACGCAGCGGAGAAGGCCGGCGTGCGGCGCTACGTCATCGTCTCGGCGATCAACGCGGAGCGGGGCGGGGCCGGCATCGAGGACGAGGTCATGGCCGCCTACATGGAGGCGAAGAAGGAGGCGGACGACGACCTCGCCGCCCGCGACCTCGACTGGACGATCGTGCGTCCTGGAGCCCTCACGGACGCACCCGGCACCGGCCGCGTGCGCCTGGCCCACAAGACCGGGTCGGGGGAGGTCCCGCGCGAGGACGTCGCCCGGGTGCTCCTCGCGATGCTCGACGAGCCGGGCACGGCGCGGGTGACCGCCGAGCTCGTCTCCGGGGACACCGCCATCGGTGACGCGGTGGCCGCGCTCGTCCACTGA
- the rplU gene encoding 50S ribosomal protein L21 encodes MVYAIVKAGGRQEKVSVGDVVVMDQVRGAVGDSVELRPLMLVDGEKVTTGADDLAKVTVTAEIVRPEKGKKITIMKFKNKTGYRKRQGHRQKLTRIKVTGITN; translated from the coding sequence GTGGTTTACGCGATCGTCAAGGCCGGCGGCCGACAGGAGAAGGTGTCCGTCGGCGACGTCGTCGTCATGGACCAGGTCCGCGGCGCGGTCGGGGACTCGGTCGAGCTCCGCCCCCTCATGCTCGTCGACGGCGAGAAGGTGACGACGGGCGCGGACGACCTCGCCAAGGTCACCGTCACCGCCGAGATCGTGCGCCCCGAGAAGGGGAAGAAGATCACGATCATGAAGTTCAAGAACAAGACCGGCTACCGCAAGCGCCAGGGCCACCGCCAGAAGCTGACCCGCATCAAGGTCACCGGCATCACCAACTGA
- the rpmA gene encoding 50S ribosomal protein L27, which yields MAHKKGASSSRNGRDSNAQRLGVKRFGGQVVKAGEIIVRQRGTHFHPGENVGRGKDDTLFALAAGAVEFGTRRGRKTVNIVSAEV from the coding sequence ATGGCACACAAGAAGGGCGCCAGCTCATCCCGGAACGGCCGCGACTCCAACGCCCAGCGCCTCGGCGTCAAGCGCTTCGGTGGTCAGGTCGTCAAGGCCGGCGAGATCATCGTCCGTCAGCGCGGCACGCACTTCCACCCCGGTGAGAACGTCGGACGCGGCAAGGACGACACCCTGTTCGCCCTCGCGGCCGGCGCCGTCGAGTTCGGTACGCGCCGCGGGCGCAAGACGGTGAACATCGTCTCTGCCGAGGTCTGA
- the obgE gene encoding GTPase ObgE, with protein sequence MATFVDRVVLHASGGNGGNGVASIRREKFKPLAGPDGANGGRGGDVVLVVDPQTTTLLDFHHSPHRRAPSGTQGMGDMRMGKNGQDLVLPVPDGTVVKTPDGQVIADLVGAGTRFVAAAGGRGGLGNAALASPKRKAPGFALLGEPGEVVDLVLELKTVADVALVGFPSAGKSSLIAAMSAARPKIADYPFTTLAPNLGVVQAGEERFTVADVPGLIPGASQGKGLGLEFLRHIERCALIVHVLDCATLEPGRDPISDLDLIEAELAAYAGDLEIDGGRVPLMERTRVVVLNKVDVPEARDLAEMVRGDLEARGLPVFEISAASHEGLRPLTFALARLVREAREAAPVTGVARIVLRPDAVDEAGFTVTPRRRHDGVFYQVRGAKPERWVRQTDFTNDEAVGYLADRLARLGVEDQLFKAGAVAGDEVVIGPEEGGVVFDWEPTMSTGAELLGPRGVDLRLENDARPTRSDKRREYKERMDAKADARSELWTEREARHWTDPADADPQP encoded by the coding sequence ATGGCGACGTTTGTCGATCGCGTGGTCCTGCACGCCTCCGGTGGTAACGGCGGCAACGGCGTCGCGTCCATCCGGCGCGAGAAGTTCAAGCCGCTGGCCGGTCCCGACGGCGCCAACGGCGGCCGGGGCGGCGACGTCGTCCTCGTCGTCGACCCCCAGACGACGACGCTGCTCGACTTCCACCACTCGCCCCACCGCCGCGCGCCCTCGGGCACGCAGGGCATGGGCGACATGCGCATGGGCAAGAACGGGCAGGACCTCGTCCTTCCCGTGCCCGACGGCACCGTCGTCAAGACCCCGGACGGCCAGGTGATCGCGGACCTCGTCGGTGCCGGGACGCGCTTCGTCGCGGCCGCGGGAGGACGCGGCGGGCTCGGCAACGCGGCCCTGGCGTCCCCCAAGCGCAAGGCCCCGGGATTCGCGCTGCTCGGTGAGCCCGGCGAGGTCGTCGACCTGGTCCTCGAGCTCAAGACCGTGGCCGACGTCGCGCTCGTCGGCTTCCCCAGCGCGGGCAAGTCGAGCCTCATCGCGGCGATGTCCGCGGCCCGGCCGAAGATCGCCGACTACCCCTTCACCACCCTCGCGCCCAACCTCGGCGTCGTCCAGGCCGGCGAGGAGCGTTTCACCGTGGCCGACGTCCCGGGGCTCATCCCCGGCGCGAGCCAGGGCAAGGGCCTGGGCCTGGAGTTCCTCCGCCACATCGAGCGCTGCGCCCTCATCGTGCACGTCCTCGACTGCGCCACGCTGGAGCCCGGGCGCGACCCCATCAGCGACCTCGACCTCATCGAGGCCGAGCTCGCCGCCTACGCCGGCGACCTCGAGATCGACGGGGGACGCGTGCCGCTCATGGAGCGCACCCGCGTCGTCGTCCTCAACAAGGTCGACGTCCCGGAGGCGCGGGACCTCGCCGAGATGGTCCGCGGCGACCTCGAGGCGCGCGGTCTGCCGGTCTTCGAGATCTCGGCCGCCTCGCACGAGGGGCTGCGCCCGCTGACCTTCGCCCTCGCCCGCCTCGTGCGCGAGGCCCGCGAGGCGGCGCCCGTTACCGGCGTCGCGCGCATCGTCCTGCGGCCGGACGCGGTCGACGAGGCGGGGTTCACCGTCACCCCGCGCCGCCGCCACGACGGCGTCTTCTACCAGGTGCGCGGCGCCAAGCCCGAGCGCTGGGTCCGCCAGACCGACTTCACCAACGACGAGGCGGTCGGCTACCTCGCCGACCGGCTCGCCCGCCTGGGTGTCGAGGACCAGCTGTTCAAGGCCGGTGCGGTCGCCGGGGACGAGGTCGTCATCGGACCGGAGGAGGGCGGCGTGGTCTTCGACTGGGAGCCCACGATGTCCACCGGTGCCGAGCTCCTCGGGCCCCGCGGAGTCGACCTGCGCCTCGAGAACGACGCCCGGCCCACGCGCTCCGACAAGCGACGCGAGTACAAGGAGCGGATGGACGCCAAGGCGGACGCCCGCTCCGAGCTGTGGACCGAGCGCGAGGCCCGGCACTGGACCGACCCGGCGGACGCCGACCCGCAGCCGTAG
- a CDS encoding GyrI-like domain-containing protein, which translates to MKTDHKKEIATYTARRGEFAVVEVPALQFLMIDGHGDPNTSTAYQDALTTIYPVAYALKFLSKGELGRDYAVMPLEGVWWSADMAAFTTARDKSRWSWTMLIMVPDWITPDHLDTARTTVTRKGGAPALDALRLERFDEGLSVQTLHVGSYDDEAPVLEEMHHRFIPGHGLRMTGKHHEIYLSDARRTPPERRRTILRQPVARADG; encoded by the coding sequence GTGAAGACCGACCACAAGAAGGAGATCGCGACCTACACCGCCCGGCGCGGTGAGTTCGCGGTCGTCGAGGTCCCGGCCCTGCAGTTCCTCATGATCGACGGGCACGGCGACCCCAACACGTCGACGGCGTACCAGGACGCGCTCACCACGATCTACCCCGTCGCGTACGCGCTGAAGTTCCTCAGCAAGGGCGAGCTGGGCCGCGACTACGCGGTGATGCCGCTCGAGGGGGTGTGGTGGTCGGCGGACATGGCCGCGTTCACCACCGCCCGCGACAAGTCCCGCTGGTCCTGGACGATGCTCATCATGGTCCCCGACTGGATCACGCCCGATCACCTCGACACCGCCCGTACGACGGTCACCCGTAAGGGCGGCGCCCCAGCCCTCGACGCCCTGCGCCTCGAGCGGTTCGACGAGGGGCTCAGCGTGCAGACGCTGCACGTCGGGTCCTACGACGACGAGGCGCCGGTGCTCGAGGAGATGCACCACCGGTTCATCCCCGGGCACGGGCTGCGGATGACGGGCAAGCACCACGAGATCTACCTCAGCGACGCCCGGCGCACTCCCCCGGAGCGCCGCCGCACGATCCTCCGCCAGCCGGTAGCCCGCGCGGACGGCTAG
- the proB gene encoding glutamate 5-kinase codes for MNPSLPGRSALADAPRVVVKIGSSSLTGADGRLDLDRLRALVDVLAARRARGQQVVLVSSGAIAAGIAPLGLPSRPRDLATAQATASVGQGLLVARYTQAFAAHDQRVGQVLLTAEDLIRRQHYRNAQRALERLLTLGVVPIVNENDTVATDEIRFGDNDRLAALVAHLVRADALVLLTDVDGLYDGPPSRPGTALISEVHGPDDLAGIEVTGRGTTIGTGGMVTKLDAAAIATGAGVPVVLTAAENADRALAGEAVGTWFAVTGRRTSTRRLWLAHAARTSGRVVLDDGAVTAITVGKRSLLAAGITAVEGDFEPGDPIELAAPDGAVVARGLVAYSAAEVATMLGKTTDELRDGHGWTAPRAVVHRDDLVVVKRA; via the coding sequence GTGAACCCGTCGCTGCCCGGCCGCTCCGCGCTCGCGGACGCCCCTCGCGTCGTCGTGAAGATCGGGTCCTCCTCGCTCACCGGCGCCGACGGCCGCCTCGACCTCGACCGGCTCCGCGCCCTCGTCGACGTCCTCGCTGCCCGGCGCGCCCGCGGCCAGCAGGTCGTCCTCGTCTCCTCCGGTGCCATCGCCGCCGGCATCGCCCCGCTGGGCCTGCCGAGCCGGCCGCGGGACCTCGCCACGGCGCAGGCCACCGCCTCGGTGGGCCAGGGCCTCCTCGTCGCCCGGTACACGCAGGCCTTCGCCGCCCACGACCAGCGCGTCGGCCAGGTGCTTCTCACCGCGGAGGACCTCATCCGCCGCCAGCACTACCGCAACGCGCAGCGGGCGCTCGAGCGCCTGCTCACGCTCGGCGTCGTGCCCATCGTCAACGAGAACGACACCGTCGCCACCGACGAGATCCGGTTCGGTGACAACGACCGGCTCGCCGCCCTGGTGGCGCACCTCGTGCGCGCCGACGCCCTCGTCCTCCTCACCGACGTCGACGGCCTCTACGACGGCCCGCCGTCGCGACCGGGCACCGCGCTCATCTCCGAGGTCCACGGCCCGGACGACCTCGCGGGCATCGAGGTCACCGGTCGCGGCACCACCATCGGGACCGGGGGCATGGTGACGAAGCTCGACGCCGCAGCCATCGCCACCGGCGCCGGCGTCCCGGTGGTCCTCACCGCCGCCGAGAACGCCGACCGCGCCCTCGCCGGCGAGGCTGTGGGCACGTGGTTCGCCGTGACCGGGCGCCGCACGAGCACCCGGCGGCTGTGGCTCGCCCACGCCGCGCGGACGAGCGGCCGGGTCGTCCTCGACGACGGCGCCGTCACGGCCATCACCGTGGGCAAGCGCTCCCTGCTGGCGGCCGGGATCACCGCCGTCGAGGGCGACTTCGAGCCGGGCGACCCCATCGAGCTGGCCGCGCCCGACGGCGCCGTCGTCGCCCGTGGCCTTGTCGCCTACAGCGCCGCCGAGGTGGCCACCATGCTCGGGAAGACGACCGACGAGCTGCGCGACGGGCACGGCTGGACCGCCCCGCGCGCCGTCGTCCACCGCGACGACCTCGTCGTGGTCAAGCGCGCCTGA
- a CDS encoding DeoR/GlpR family DNA-binding transcription regulator, with amino-acid sequence MNRHERLTAVLELVVERENLHVDEIVRRLGVSAATARRDLDHLARQQLITRTRGGASPSPTSSDLPLRYRTARQAVEKQRIARAAAAMVAPGDVVGLNGGTTTTEVARELVMRPELQRDDPRGEVVVVTNAVNIANELAVRRHVRVVLTGGVMRPLTYELTGPLARGILDEISIGTLFLGVNALDPEAGAFAHHEGRAAVNAALVANARRVVAVADHTKLGITAFAKICETSALDALITDDGADPEVVDRLRASGVDVTLA; translated from the coding sequence ATGAACCGCCACGAACGCCTCACGGCGGTGCTCGAGCTCGTCGTCGAGCGGGAGAACCTCCACGTCGACGAGATCGTCCGCCGCCTGGGCGTGTCCGCGGCCACCGCACGCCGCGACCTCGACCACCTGGCCCGGCAGCAGCTCATCACGCGCACCCGCGGTGGCGCCTCGCCGAGCCCGACCTCCTCCGACCTCCCGCTGCGCTACCGGACAGCACGCCAGGCCGTCGAGAAGCAGCGGATCGCCCGCGCCGCCGCGGCCATGGTGGCGCCCGGCGACGTCGTCGGCCTCAACGGCGGCACCACGACGACGGAGGTGGCGCGCGAGCTGGTCATGCGCCCCGAGCTGCAGCGGGATGATCCCCGCGGCGAGGTCGTCGTCGTCACCAACGCCGTCAACATCGCCAACGAGCTCGCGGTGCGGCGGCACGTGCGGGTCGTGCTCACCGGGGGCGTGATGCGGCCGCTGACCTACGAGCTCACCGGTCCCCTGGCCCGCGGGATCCTCGACGAGATCTCCATCGGCACGCTCTTCCTCGGGGTCAACGCCCTCGACCCCGAGGCGGGGGCGTTCGCGCACCACGAGGGCAGGGCGGCGGTGAACGCGGCGCTGGTCGCCAACGCCCGCCGGGTCGTCGCCGTCGCCGACCACACCAAGCTGGGCATCACGGCGTTCGCCAAGATCTGCGAGACGTCGGCTCTCGACGCCCTCATCACCGACGACGGCGCCGACCCGGAGGTCGTCGACCGCCTGCGGGCGAGCGGGGTCGACGTCACGCTCGCATGA